One Carbonactinospora thermoautotrophica DNA segment encodes these proteins:
- a CDS encoding WXG100 family type VII secretion target: MSKYESLDHDQLWKLVENADPGALHGAGEHWQRVAADLREQIGVLQAEVRALQASGAWQGQAAEQFSQVVDHIVKSTHQVAEDAETAGRALSSAGDALAQAKRMPPPPPDWKVAAAKALKYGAGVAMPPAPGVNVIGGIVGRVIGERELQEMERDRQEAIRLVAAADAEYRQAARQLDPTAEVDWGGPDVEEWKDSGESGSRASVSGHQGSSYSGVSGPGGGGGVAGYGGGRGVHGYGAGDGGLSGRVPAGGGALPGGGPLGSELEGVNPPARFAGPVAGRLAAHGVGRVGWGGPAGRGAATGEWWWGRSRLRGRWRPGRRRGRDRPGRGCGARRRGRQRRRGRGRPGAGRWGRGARVRDLRGTPGRDRGRRWPADRGRWAGGHDGCAWGARRGGG; encoded by the coding sequence ATGTCGAAGTACGAGTCGCTGGACCACGACCAGCTCTGGAAGCTGGTCGAGAACGCCGACCCGGGCGCGTTGCACGGGGCGGGTGAGCACTGGCAGCGGGTCGCCGCCGACCTGCGCGAGCAGATCGGCGTGCTGCAGGCCGAGGTGCGCGCCCTGCAGGCCTCCGGCGCGTGGCAGGGCCAGGCGGCCGAGCAGTTCAGCCAGGTCGTGGACCACATCGTCAAATCCACCCACCAGGTCGCGGAAGACGCGGAGACCGCCGGCAGGGCGCTGTCCTCCGCTGGTGATGCGCTGGCCCAGGCCAAGCGGATGCCGCCCCCGCCGCCGGACTGGAAGGTCGCGGCGGCCAAGGCGCTCAAGTACGGGGCGGGCGTGGCCATGCCGCCCGCCCCGGGCGTGAACGTCATCGGCGGGATCGTCGGCCGCGTGATCGGCGAACGCGAACTCCAGGAGATGGAACGCGACCGCCAGGAAGCCATCCGGCTCGTGGCCGCAGCCGACGCCGAGTACCGGCAGGCGGCCCGCCAGTTGGACCCAACAGCAGAGGTCGACTGGGGCGGTCCGGATGTTGAAGAGTGGAAGGACTCTGGTGAGAGCGGCTCGCGGGCGAGCGTGTCCGGTCATCAGGGGAGCAGCTACTCCGGCGTCTCCGGCCCGGGCGGCGGTGGGGGCGTCGCCGGGTACGGCGGGGGCAGAGGCGTTCACGGCTACGGGGCCGGTGATGGTGGCCTGAGCGGTCGGGTGCCGGCGGGTGGCGGCGCGCTGCCGGGTGGGGGTCCGTTGGGCAGTGAGCTGGAGGGCGTCAACCCGCCGGCAAGGTTTGCCGGGCCAGTCGCCGGGCGGTTGGCAGCCCACGGGGTCGGGCGCGTCGGGTGGGGTGGTCCCGCCGGTCGGGGTGCTGCCACCGGTGAGTGGTGGTGGGGCCGGTCGCGGCTCCGGGGTCGGTGGCGGCCGGGTCGGCGGCGGGGCCGGGATCGGCCGGGCCGGGGGTGTGGTGCCCGGCGGCGCGGGCGGCAGCGTCGGCGCGGGCGGGGCCGGCCGGGTGCCGGGCGGTGGGGGCGCGGTGCCCGGGTCCGGGATCTCCGGGGGACGCCCGGCCGGGACCGGGGCCGGCGGTGGCCGGCCGACCGGGGCCGGTGGGCCGGCGGGCATGATGGGTGCGCATGGGGCGCACGGCGGGGCGGGGGGTGA
- a CDS encoding serine/threonine-protein kinase produces MAERVINGRYELDTPIGRGGMGEVWVGYDRTLDRRVAVKLLRADVLAHRSRGRLSIERFLREAQATARLDHPGVPAVHDVGEYDAGFYLVMQLVEGYTLGDLVAEHGPLPVRWVAGIGAQICAVLTVAHAVPLVHRDLKPHNVMVCEDGTVKVLDFGVAALLDRPDLTKLTAPGETVGTPAYMAPEQALTGACEPRSDLYALGCVLHELLSGEPVFQGETSLAVLREHLESEPRPLRELRPDVPADLERLVLDLLAKQPEDRPADAAAVYARLLPYVPDPPLAGVEAPAAVQTAQTAPTRLYTDALALLPDRNPLVTTVSLGPAARGRAAPPPGRRAAVGETEVRQARQRAEELAMDGRYTQAADMLREILDAATRAFSATHPLVLRLRFDLANVLFAAGDYRRALPEYEDLAGELARRGAGEEHVLHCRFQAVACRAALGETAAALAGFRSLLPEMRALFGEHDDQVLELRYQICVLLASSGQVTRARDDLRALLADMRSYSSGNPLLEDARQLLAHLDQVSPES; encoded by the coding sequence GTGGCGGAGCGCGTGATCAACGGCCGGTACGAGCTGGACACCCCGATCGGCCGGGGCGGCATGGGCGAGGTCTGGGTCGGGTACGACCGCACCCTCGACCGCCGGGTCGCGGTCAAGCTGCTGCGCGCCGACGTCCTGGCCCACCGCAGCCGCGGGCGGCTGTCGATCGAGCGGTTCCTGCGCGAGGCCCAGGCCACCGCGCGGCTGGACCACCCCGGCGTGCCGGCCGTGCACGACGTCGGCGAGTACGACGCGGGTTTCTATCTCGTCATGCAGCTTGTCGAGGGGTACACCCTGGGTGATCTGGTGGCCGAGCACGGGCCGCTGCCGGTGCGGTGGGTGGCCGGGATCGGCGCCCAGATCTGCGCGGTGCTCACCGTCGCGCACGCCGTCCCCCTGGTCCACCGCGACCTCAAGCCGCACAACGTCATGGTCTGCGAGGACGGCACGGTCAAGGTGCTGGACTTCGGGGTGGCCGCGCTGCTGGACCGGCCCGACCTGACCAAGCTCACCGCGCCCGGGGAGACGGTCGGCACCCCCGCCTACATGGCCCCCGAGCAGGCGTTGACCGGCGCCTGCGAGCCGCGCAGCGACCTGTACGCCCTCGGCTGCGTCTTGCACGAGCTGCTCTCCGGCGAGCCCGTCTTCCAGGGGGAGACCTCGCTGGCCGTCCTCCGGGAGCACCTGGAAAGCGAGCCCCGGCCGCTGCGGGAGCTGCGGCCGGACGTCCCCGCCGACCTGGAACGGCTCGTGCTCGACCTGCTGGCCAAGCAGCCGGAGGACCGGCCGGCCGACGCGGCGGCCGTCTACGCGCGGCTGCTGCCCTACGTCCCGGACCCGCCGCTGGCCGGGGTCGAGGCGCCGGCCGCTGTGCAGACCGCGCAGACCGCGCCGACCCGCCTGTACACCGACGCGCTCGCGCTGCTGCCGGACCGGAACCCCCTGGTGACCACGGTCTCCCTCGGGCCTGCCGCGCGGGGCCGGGCCGCTCCCCCGCCCGGCCGGCGGGCCGCCGTCGGCGAGACCGAGGTGCGCCAGGCCCGGCAGCGGGCCGAGGAACTCGCCATGGACGGCCGGTACACCCAGGCCGCCGACATGCTGCGGGAGATCCTCGACGCGGCCACGCGCGCCTTCAGCGCCACCCACCCGCTGGTGCTGCGCCTGCGGTTCGACCTGGCCAACGTGCTCTTCGCCGCCGGCGACTACCGGCGGGCGCTCCCCGAGTATGAGGACCTGGCCGGCGAGCTGGCCAGGCGCGGCGCCGGGGAGGAACACGTGCTGCACTGCCGTTTCCAGGCCGTGGCCTGCCGGGCGGCGCTCGGCGAGACAGCGGCGGCGCTGGCCGGCTTCCGCTCGCTCCTGCCCGAGATGCGGGCCCTCTTCGGCGAGCACGACGACCAGGTGCTGGAGCTGCGGTACCAGATCTGCGTCCTGCTGGCCTCCTCCGGCCAGGTCACGCGGGCACGGGACGACCTGCGCGCGCTCCTGGCGGATATGCGGTCGTACTCCTCCGGCAACCCGCTGCTGGAGGACGCCCGGCAACTCCTCGCCCACCTCGACCAGGTGAGCCCCGAGAGCTGA
- a CDS encoding GYD domain-containing protein: MPSYVILLNWTDQGIRAFRDTLQRAQDFGALAERFGSRIKDLYWTLGPYDLVSLVEAPDDETATALALALSALGNVRTTTLRAYDREEMHAIIDKVS, translated from the coding sequence ATGCCGTCCTACGTCATCCTCCTGAACTGGACCGACCAGGGGATCCGCGCGTTCCGGGACACGCTGCAGCGTGCCCAGGACTTCGGCGCGCTCGCCGAGCGGTTCGGCTCCCGGATCAAGGACCTGTACTGGACGCTCGGCCCGTACGACCTGGTGAGCCTCGTCGAAGCTCCCGACGACGAGACCGCCACCGCGCTCGCGCTCGCCCTCAGCGCCCTGGGCAACGTCCGCACCACGACCCTGCGCGCGTACGACCGGGAGGAGATGCACGCGATCATCGACAAGGTTTCCTGA
- a CDS encoding PPOX class F420-dependent oxidoreductase — protein MSRRMTDEEWQAFLMEGTRTAKVGTVLRDGRPHVTPVWFVLDDGDLVFTTPGDSVKARSLRRDPRVCVCVDLEEQPFGFVMLEGEAVLVDDRDAVEEWTARIRARYAPAASVASTAPAKADAYNRPPGLLVRVKPSRVIAVSYDDE, from the coding sequence GTGTCTCGACGCATGACGGATGAGGAGTGGCAGGCCTTCCTGATGGAGGGCACCCGCACGGCCAAGGTGGGCACGGTGCTGCGGGACGGGCGTCCGCACGTCACGCCCGTGTGGTTCGTGCTCGACGACGGCGATCTGGTCTTCACCACGCCGGGTGATTCGGTCAAGGCACGATCGTTGCGGCGGGATCCGCGGGTGTGCGTCTGCGTGGACCTGGAGGAGCAACCTTTCGGTTTCGTGATGCTGGAGGGCGAGGCCGTTCTGGTCGATGACCGTGACGCCGTCGAGGAGTGGACGGCGCGCATCAGGGCCCGCTACGCGCCCGCTGCCTCTGTGGCGTCGACGGCACCTGCCAAGGCTGACGCGTACAACCGACCGCCAGGCCTACTGGTGAGAGTCAAGCCGAGCCGCGTGATCGCGGTCAGCTACGACGACGAGTGA
- a CDS encoding type I restriction endonuclease subunit R encodes MTAIHTEHAFEDAVVASLLASGWQQGDPGNYRRDLGLDTAELFTFIGATQAEEWDRLLAFHGGDPGEAQRRFAELVAKEIDRRGALDVLRRGVKDRGIGFKLAYFKPAHTIADDALDLYRKNRLTVVRQLRYSEKQPDKSLDLVLFVNGLPLATAELKNPLTGQTVEHAKHQYRHDRDPKELIFARRTLVHFAVDPDLVFVTTRLAGDKTRFLPFNTGSEGPGVSGGAGNPPAPPGKHRTHYLWERVWHPDVWLDLVRRFLHVADPEVAKGKSRAKTDPHTAPLIFPRFHQWHAVTTLADHAARHGSGHNYLVMHSAGSGKSNTIAWLAHRLSSLHTPADPDQIDPEARAKGLGPNQPVFDKVIVITDRVVLDRQLQETVFQFEHVPGVVQRIDKHSAQLAEALQGETAKIVITTLQKFPYVLDQVRELKGKRFAVIIDEAHSSQSGESAIALKKVLLKYGSDDIDEDADPLTAEALARGRHDTLSYFAFTATPKPKTLELFGIPDPVTGNYRPFHVYSMRQAIEEGFILDVLRNYITYQTYYRLASESPVDKEVERRKAAAQLARFAELHPTSMEQRAEIIIEHFRAHTADRLGGRAKAMVVTRSREHAVRMYQALREYVDTHGYRDCGVLVAFSQSIEVDGVEYTEAGLNGFPEGELPERFAYTAADDPHAGTSRARQPQEYRILVVAEKYQTGFDQPLLTTMYVDKPLKGVAAVQTLSRLNRTHPLKTQGDIFVLDFANEAEEIQKEFRPFYETAITTPTDPNLLYTAADEVEKYGLLVDSEMEAYAEKYLAAERKALSQAELERIHAELYRFTDAARDRYLQLAEDDPPAAEEFRSALRDYVRKYAFLSQVVPYVDRELERLYLFGRALLNRLPRRQDPAVDVGPLELTHLRISKTGEHDASLTPEGEQTLPGFTGGGVGPVRDPDKIALSELIEEFNQRYGAALTDADKLWIEQQIVAAVQDSALQAAAAVNDEENFGVVFDKRFEDVVIERHDDNGRLMQRFFDDDAFRSGLTKLARRAAYQAIRRNSGLVA; translated from the coding sequence ATGACCGCGATCCACACCGAGCACGCCTTCGAGGACGCCGTAGTGGCGTCCCTGCTCGCCTCCGGCTGGCAGCAGGGTGACCCCGGCAACTACCGGCGCGACCTCGGCTTGGACACCGCCGAGCTGTTCACCTTCATCGGCGCGACCCAGGCCGAGGAGTGGGACCGGCTGCTCGCGTTCCACGGCGGGGACCCGGGCGAGGCGCAGCGGCGGTTCGCCGAGCTGGTGGCCAAGGAGATCGACCGGCGCGGCGCGCTGGACGTGCTGCGCCGCGGGGTGAAAGACCGGGGCATCGGGTTCAAGCTGGCCTACTTCAAGCCCGCGCACACCATCGCCGACGACGCCCTCGACCTGTACCGGAAGAACCGGCTCACCGTGGTCCGCCAGCTCCGCTACTCGGAGAAGCAGCCGGACAAATCGCTGGACCTGGTGCTGTTCGTCAACGGCCTGCCGCTGGCGACAGCGGAGCTGAAGAACCCGCTCACCGGGCAGACCGTGGAGCACGCCAAGCACCAGTACCGGCACGACCGCGACCCCAAGGAGCTGATCTTCGCCCGGCGCACGCTGGTGCACTTCGCGGTCGACCCGGACCTGGTCTTCGTCACCACGCGGCTGGCCGGGGACAAGACCCGCTTCCTGCCGTTCAACACCGGCTCCGAGGGGCCGGGCGTGTCCGGCGGCGCGGGCAACCCCCCGGCCCCGCCAGGCAAGCACCGCACTCACTACCTGTGGGAGCGGGTCTGGCACCCGGACGTCTGGCTGGACCTGGTGCGGCGGTTCCTGCACGTGGCCGACCCGGAGGTGGCCAAGGGCAAGAGCCGGGCCAAGACCGACCCGCACACCGCGCCGCTGATCTTTCCCCGCTTCCACCAGTGGCACGCGGTCACCACGCTGGCCGACCACGCCGCCCGGCACGGGTCGGGCCACAACTACCTGGTGATGCACTCGGCCGGCTCGGGCAAGTCGAACACGATCGCCTGGCTCGCCCACCGGCTGTCCAGCCTGCACACCCCCGCCGACCCGGACCAGATCGACCCGGAGGCCCGGGCCAAGGGGCTCGGCCCGAACCAGCCGGTGTTCGACAAGGTCATCGTGATCACCGACCGGGTGGTACTCGACCGGCAGTTGCAGGAGACGGTGTTCCAGTTCGAGCACGTGCCCGGCGTGGTGCAGCGGATCGACAAGCACTCCGCGCAGCTCGCCGAGGCGCTGCAGGGCGAGACCGCGAAGATCGTCATCACCACGCTGCAGAAGTTCCCCTACGTGCTGGACCAGGTCCGCGAGCTGAAGGGGAAACGATTCGCGGTCATCATCGATGAGGCGCACTCCTCCCAGTCCGGCGAGTCGGCCATCGCGCTGAAGAAGGTGCTGCTCAAGTACGGCAGCGACGACATCGACGAGGACGCCGACCCGCTCACCGCCGAAGCGCTCGCCCGGGGTCGGCACGACACGCTGTCGTACTTCGCGTTCACCGCCACGCCCAAGCCCAAGACGCTGGAGCTGTTCGGCATCCCCGACCCGGTCACCGGCAACTACCGGCCGTTCCACGTCTACTCGATGCGCCAGGCGATCGAGGAGGGGTTCATCCTCGACGTGCTGCGCAACTACATCACGTACCAGACGTACTACCGGCTGGCCAGCGAGAGCCCGGTCGACAAGGAGGTCGAGCGGCGCAAGGCCGCCGCGCAGCTCGCCCGGTTCGCCGAGCTGCACCCGACCAGCATGGAGCAGCGCGCGGAGATCATCATCGAGCACTTCCGCGCCCACACCGCCGACCGGCTCGGCGGCCGGGCCAAAGCGATGGTGGTCACCCGCTCCCGGGAGCACGCCGTGCGCATGTACCAGGCCCTGCGGGAGTACGTGGACACGCACGGCTACCGCGACTGCGGGGTGCTGGTCGCCTTCTCCCAGTCGATCGAGGTCGACGGGGTCGAGTACACCGAGGCCGGGCTGAACGGCTTCCCCGAGGGTGAGCTGCCTGAGCGCTTCGCCTACACCGCCGCCGACGACCCGCACGCCGGTACCTCGCGCGCCCGGCAGCCGCAGGAGTACCGCATCCTCGTGGTGGCGGAGAAGTACCAGACCGGCTTCGACCAGCCGCTGCTCACCACGATGTACGTGGACAAGCCACTCAAGGGCGTGGCCGCGGTGCAGACCCTCTCCCGGCTCAACCGCACCCACCCGCTCAAGACCCAGGGCGATATCTTCGTCCTCGACTTCGCCAACGAGGCCGAGGAGATCCAGAAAGAGTTCCGACCGTTCTACGAGACGGCGATCACCACGCCTACCGACCCCAACCTGCTGTACACCGCCGCCGACGAGGTGGAAAAGTACGGCCTGCTGGTCGACTCGGAGATGGAGGCCTACGCCGAGAAGTACCTGGCGGCCGAACGCAAGGCGCTCAGCCAGGCCGAGCTGGAGCGGATCCACGCCGAGCTGTACCGGTTCACCGACGCGGCCCGCGACCGGTACCTGCAGCTCGCCGAGGACGACCCGCCGGCCGCCGAGGAGTTCCGCTCAGCGCTGCGCGACTACGTGCGCAAGTACGCCTTCCTCTCCCAGGTCGTGCCGTACGTGGACCGGGAGCTGGAGCGGCTGTACCTGTTCGGGCGGGCGCTGCTCAACCGGCTGCCGCGCCGGCAGGACCCGGCGGTCGACGTCGGCCCGCTCGAACTCACCCACCTGCGGATCAGCAAGACCGGCGAGCACGACGCCAGCCTCACCCCCGAGGGCGAGCAGACGCTGCCCGGGTTCACCGGGGGCGGGGTCGGCCCGGTACGCGACCCGGACAAGATCGCCCTGTCGGAGCTGATCGAGGAGTTCAACCAGCGGTACGGGGCCGCGCTGACCGACGCCGACAAGCTCTGGATCGAGCAGCAGATCGTCGCCGCCGTGCAGGACAGCGCCCTGCAGGCCGCCGCCGCGGTCAACGACGAGGAGAACTTCGGCGTCGTCTTCGACAAGCGGTTCGAGGACGTGGTCATCGAGCGCCACGACGACAACGGCCGGCTCATGCAACGCTTCTTCGACGACGACGCCTTCCGCAGCGGGCTCACCAAGCTGGCCCGCCGCGCGGCCTACCAGGCGATCCGGCGCAACAGCGGCCTGGTGGCCTGA
- a CDS encoding DUF3800 domain-containing protein gives MYFCYVDEAGCGELLTPSRPASTPVFCIVGVIVEDRRLKKLVWDFLALKKEFEPSLTARANLSDVVRHEVKGANIRADIRSTSRRRRRRALRILDSTLQLLQANDCRLIGRVWVKMEDVPMDETAVYTSSVSAMCEYFHHFLESREQSGALILDSRTNKQNAANVHCITTRKFRTGGDPYRRLVESPLFGLSDTHVVLQISDLLASAVVFPLACMAYCSDLTWNTHSIHAYHELKGGFAERVAALQYRFPHPETGKWSGGVVVSDRRMGRSGKLLFQ, from the coding sequence ATGTACTTCTGCTACGTGGACGAAGCCGGATGCGGTGAGCTGCTCACGCCATCCCGACCAGCCAGCACTCCGGTCTTCTGCATCGTCGGCGTGATCGTCGAGGACCGCCGGCTGAAGAAGTTGGTGTGGGACTTCCTCGCGTTGAAGAAGGAATTCGAGCCCTCGCTCACCGCCCGCGCGAACCTGTCCGACGTGGTACGGCACGAAGTCAAGGGCGCGAACATCAGGGCGGACATCAGATCGACCAGCCGTAGGCGCCGCCGACGTGCGCTCCGCATCCTGGACAGCACCCTCCAGCTGCTCCAGGCCAACGACTGCCGGCTCATCGGGCGTGTCTGGGTCAAGATGGAGGACGTGCCGATGGACGAGACCGCCGTGTACACGTCCTCGGTCAGTGCGATGTGTGAGTACTTCCACCATTTCCTGGAATCGAGGGAACAGTCCGGAGCCCTCATCCTGGACAGTCGCACCAACAAGCAGAACGCCGCCAACGTCCACTGCATCACGACGCGAAAGTTCCGCACCGGTGGCGATCCCTACCGGCGACTGGTCGAGTCCCCGCTCTTCGGGCTGAGCGACACCCATGTCGTGCTGCAGATCTCCGACCTGCTGGCTTCGGCGGTGGTCTTCCCGCTCGCCTGCATGGCGTACTGCTCCGATCTCACGTGGAACACGCACAGCATCCACGCGTACCACGAGCTGAAAGGGGGCTTCGCCGAACGCGTGGCCGCCCTGCAATACCGCTTCCCGCATCCCGAAACGGGCAAGTGGAGTGGGGGCGTCGTGGTCTCCGACCGCCGTATGGGCAGGAGCGGGAAACTTCTCTTCCAGTGA
- a CDS encoding restriction endonuclease subunit S gives MRHIPLKYVAKIIAGQAPPSEYVEPFTEGLPFLQGNAEFGDENPTPRFQCSNPSKKAEAGDILISVRAPVGALNVANCSYGIGRGLCAVRAQKCNPRFLWWWLHSQVNQLNSMATGTTYRAVTAEDIGALLFPDIALEEQRRIADFLDGETALITRWVELRKLQQKLLEERVRGLVTRSYTEAAAKYGCVRLRHVLWRIEQGWSPDCENRQAGPGEWGVVKAGCVNGGFFRPEEHKTLPAHLEPRLEYELCEGDFLMSRASGSLDLIGSVAVVPKLERRLLLCDKIYRIQLNRRKVIPEFVAHMMRSIPVREQIQLGTSGASGLANNLPAPVVRDLPIPLPPIQRQEELVRDLDQEIALINQAKRMLDCQLDLLAERRQALITAAVTGQIDVTTASGVRG, from the coding sequence GTGAGGCACATCCCTTTGAAGTACGTTGCCAAGATCATTGCAGGGCAGGCTCCACCTTCGGAATATGTAGAGCCTTTTACGGAAGGGTTGCCATTTCTGCAGGGAAATGCGGAGTTCGGAGACGAGAACCCTACCCCCCGCTTTCAGTGCTCCAACCCTAGCAAGAAAGCAGAAGCTGGCGACATACTGATCTCTGTTCGCGCCCCTGTTGGTGCTCTCAATGTAGCTAATTGCAGCTACGGCATTGGACGTGGCTTGTGTGCTGTACGCGCCCAGAAGTGCAATCCACGGTTCTTGTGGTGGTGGCTACACTCGCAGGTCAACCAACTCAATTCGATGGCGACGGGCACAACTTATAGAGCTGTGACTGCGGAAGATATCGGAGCATTGCTCTTTCCAGATATTGCACTGGAGGAGCAGCGCCGCATCGCCGACTTCCTCGACGGCGAGACGGCCTTGATTACGCGTTGGGTCGAGCTGCGTAAACTCCAACAGAAATTGCTGGAGGAGCGCGTACGGGGCTTGGTGACTCGCTCATACACTGAGGCTGCCGCCAAGTATGGGTGTGTCAGGCTTCGCCATGTCCTTTGGAGGATCGAGCAAGGGTGGTCACCTGACTGCGAAAACAGACAGGCTGGTCCCGGCGAATGGGGAGTTGTAAAGGCAGGTTGTGTCAACGGGGGATTCTTCCGCCCTGAGGAGCACAAGACGCTTCCAGCGCATTTGGAGCCACGCCTGGAGTATGAGCTGTGCGAAGGTGATTTCTTGATGTCTCGCGCGAGCGGCTCACTCGACTTGATCGGCAGTGTTGCCGTAGTGCCGAAGCTGGAGCGGCGACTTTTGCTTTGTGACAAGATCTATCGTATCCAGTTGAATCGCAGAAAAGTTATTCCTGAATTCGTAGCTCACATGATGCGCTCCATCCCTGTTCGGGAGCAGATCCAGCTCGGCACGTCTGGGGCAAGTGGGCTTGCCAATAATCTTCCTGCGCCGGTAGTGCGGGATTTGCCGATACCACTTCCACCGATCCAGCGGCAAGAAGAGTTGGTACGGGATCTCGATCAAGAGATCGCCCTCATCAATCAAGCGAAGCGCATGCTGGATTGCCAGCTCGACCTCCTCGCCGAGCGCCGCCAGGCCCTCATCACCGCCGCCGTCACCGGGCAGATCGACGTCACGACCGCGAGCGGGGTTCGGGGATGA
- a CDS encoding type I restriction-modification system subunit M yields the protein MSNKHQELVGFIWQVADLLRGDYKQSEYGKVILPFTVLRRLDCVLEPTKDAVLARYEQLRAQGVQNVEKILCRVAGHRFYNVSKFTFRGLLADQDNVKRNLQVYIGGFSPGTVEVLEKYDFDNQITRLDNAGLLYQVVAKFAEIDLHPEAVSNHQMGYVFEELIRRFSELSNETAGEHFTPREVIRLMVNLLLAPDRDALATPGIVRKIYDPACGTGGMLTEAQEQITRYNPHATVEVYGQELNPESYAICRSDMLIKGQDPANIAFGNSFSQDGHKDATFDYMLANPPFGVEWKKVEQFIKDEAARGHAGRFGAGLPRINDGSLLFLQHMISKMKRPEAGGTRLAIVFNGSPLFTGGAGSGESEIRRWILENDWLEAIVALPDQLFYNTGISTYFWILTNRKDPAHRGKVILLDARDHWAKMRKSLGEKRKQITEEQIRELTELYVDALKVAEDPAHPLHGKVKVFDRHAFGYQRITVERPLRLRFEVTEDTLAEIEASKAFTALAKQAGKKGAADQGELIAAEDPREPYRRALRRLVGRTWWTKAEFVKDLLAALATERLVMSAPVEKAIMAAVSVPDPEGEIQTDKKGNPLPDPDLRDYENVPLGEDVDEYLKREVLPHVPDAWVDHSKTKIGYEIPFTRHFYVYKPPRPLEEIDAEIKQLEAEIQKLLGEVTG from the coding sequence GTGAGCAACAAGCACCAGGAGCTGGTCGGCTTCATCTGGCAGGTGGCCGACCTGTTGCGGGGGGACTACAAGCAGTCCGAGTACGGCAAGGTGATCCTGCCGTTCACCGTGCTGCGCCGGCTGGACTGCGTGCTGGAGCCGACCAAGGACGCCGTGCTGGCCCGGTACGAGCAACTGCGCGCCCAGGGCGTGCAGAACGTCGAGAAGATCCTGTGCCGGGTCGCCGGCCACCGGTTCTACAACGTCAGCAAGTTCACCTTCCGCGGGCTGCTCGCCGATCAGGACAACGTCAAACGAAACCTGCAGGTCTACATCGGCGGGTTCTCCCCGGGCACCGTGGAGGTGCTGGAGAAGTACGACTTCGACAACCAGATCACCCGGCTGGACAACGCCGGCCTGCTCTACCAGGTGGTCGCCAAGTTCGCCGAGATCGACCTGCATCCTGAGGCCGTCTCCAACCACCAGATGGGGTACGTCTTCGAGGAGCTGATCCGGCGCTTCTCCGAGCTGTCCAACGAGACCGCCGGTGAGCATTTCACCCCGCGCGAGGTCATCAGGCTCATGGTGAACCTGCTGCTCGCGCCGGACCGGGACGCGCTCGCCACCCCGGGCATCGTCCGCAAGATCTACGACCCGGCCTGCGGCACCGGCGGCATGCTCACCGAGGCGCAGGAGCAGATCACCCGGTACAACCCGCACGCCACCGTGGAGGTGTACGGGCAGGAGCTGAACCCGGAGTCGTACGCGATCTGCCGCTCGGACATGCTGATCAAGGGGCAGGACCCGGCCAACATCGCGTTCGGCAACTCCTTCAGCCAGGACGGCCACAAGGACGCGACCTTCGACTACATGCTGGCCAACCCGCCGTTCGGGGTGGAGTGGAAGAAGGTCGAGCAGTTCATCAAGGACGAGGCGGCCCGCGGCCACGCCGGTCGGTTCGGCGCCGGCCTGCCCCGGATCAATGACGGCTCGCTGCTGTTCCTGCAGCACATGATCTCGAAGATGAAGCGGCCGGAGGCCGGCGGCACCCGGCTGGCCATCGTCTTCAACGGCTCGCCGCTGTTCACCGGCGGGGCCGGGTCGGGGGAGTCGGAGATCCGCCGCTGGATCCTGGAGAACGACTGGCTGGAGGCGATCGTCGCCCTGCCCGACCAGCTCTTCTACAACACCGGCATCTCCACCTACTTCTGGATCCTCACCAACCGCAAGGACCCCGCCCACCGGGGCAAGGTGATCCTGCTCGACGCCCGCGACCACTGGGCGAAGATGCGCAAGTCGCTGGGTGAGAAGCGCAAGCAGATCACCGAGGAGCAGATCCGCGAGCTGACCGAGCTGTACGTGGACGCGCTCAAGGTGGCCGAGGACCCCGCCCACCCGCTGCACGGCAAGGTGAAGGTCTTCGACCGGCACGCCTTCGGCTACCAGCGGATCACCGTGGAGCGCCCGCTGCGGCTGCGGTTCGAGGTCACCGAGGACACCCTCGCCGAGATCGAGGCGAGCAAGGCGTTCACCGCCCTGGCCAAGCAGGCTGGGAAGAAGGGCGCGGCCGACCAGGGCGAGCTGATCGCGGCGGAGGACCCGCGCGAGCCCTACCGCCGGGCGCTGCGCCGGCTCGTCGGCCGGACCTGGTGGACCAAGGCCGAGTTCGTCAAGGACCTGCTCGCCGCGCTGGCCACCGAGCGGTTGGTGATGTCCGCCCCGGTGGAGAAGGCGATCATGGCCGCTGTCTCCGTCCCCGACCCCGAGGGCGAGATCCAGACCGACAAGAAGGGCAACCCGCTCCCCGACCCGGACCTGCGCGACTACGAGAACGTCCCGCTGGGCGAGGACGTCGACGAGTACCTGAAGCGCGAGGTCCTCCCCCACGTCCCCGACGCCTGGGTCGACCACTCCAAGACCAAGATCGGCTACGAGATCCCGTTCACCCGGCACTTCTACGTCTACAAGCCCCCGCGCCCCCTGGAGGAGATCGACGCCGAGATCAAGCAGTTGGAGGCCGAGATCCAGAAGCTGCTGGGGGAGGTGACGGGGTGA